The Tribolium castaneum strain GA2 chromosome 3, icTriCast1.1, whole genome shotgun sequence sequence CCCATCGTATCCCCATTGACTGAAAAATGACAAACAGCTCGAGATCAGACTTGCTCTAAGTTTGCTCGAGGCGACGATTCCGTTCAGAATGGCATTTCCAGCGTTCCAGCCCCCGATACTGATCAGGACCTTCAAGTCAGGGTTGACACTCTTCAAATTGGCCACGTTTTCGAGCCCGTGCAAGTCGATCTCGTTCCAGGAGTCGAGGATTTTGAGAGTGCCGTCGGAGTTGACGCCCAGGAAGGCGTAGTGCACGTGGGTGCAGAGGTTGGCGTTGATGTTCTGGGGCTTGAAGGAGCCTTCGCCGTTGCGGTAGCCGGCCCAGCTGGCGAAGAAGCAAAggattttgtctaaaaaataaataatttttttttaatttttttttatatatttaggtattataaataaaaaaattttccttCTCTtctgttgtgtatttttttccaattcctaacgcattattaaaataataattttattaaattaaattgaataaaatgtctgtagtaacaattttgtttgcTAACTATTTTTGTGTGGATAAAATTGGTCTTTATTTactcaaaactataattaactgttttaaaaaatggattaataaattgttatagTAATTACTTGCCTGTTTTTGCTTCGGTTTGGTGAGTGGAGATCAGCAGAGCTGAGGCAAGGAGACACAACTTGAGGAACATTTTGgtggtttttgatttttgatttgtttggtTCGGTTTATATAGGGGATTTATCGCAGTgataatcaaatttattctAATTGGTTGTTGCAAAATCGCGGATTTGGAAATGATTGATATGATTGTGATGTATTTTGGGTTTTTTGTTCAGGGAGAGATTATCGCGATCAGGATGTGTCATAAATTTGGGACACGAGATTGCAACTGCAATCAAAGAAAAAATCGAAGAAAGGCAGTGAAAAGTTTgtatgttaatttatttttgatttatgtttttaccaaaaacagactttatttttttattaaattgtttatttttgtttgagaaaacttcaactttttttaatgggAATAACAGATCGTAACCCTGAGTTAGTGTTTTTAATCTTTGTCTCTTGATACTTTTCGAGAATCGTCAAAAGTTAACACGAACTGATAAAATCAAGTGTTTATTTCAACAAAGTGCGAACAAcaagatataaaaataaacaaataacgAAGTGTTACAAAgagtttcgattttttaaatgttttctaACTACTTCAGGCCAAAGCTGGGTAAATTTTgctctttatttaaaataaaatttccagatAAAACGCTTCCACtgatttcaatttaaataaattttttcagcaaacacaaaatttgttttttgaggtTTTATTATTTGGGTTAATTccacaaaagaaaaatactcaaaaagtTTCCTTGGATCAATTTGATAACCTAAATTCGGTggtattgaaattaatttgccATAGATGTTAATCATTATTCAAGATATCAACACTTGTAAAAATTGCCGAATTtagatttcaatgtttgattTAGGCTCAATGTGCCAAAGATAATAATCTGACTGCAACGATGCAATAACCAGGTCTCTCGTTTTTCACCAGATTCTTATTTAAATTCGTAcaatacacaaaattttgttaaaaattggaataaaTTTGTTCACATAAACCGCtatgtttaaaaaagcaaacagTTTCTTATTTGCATCAAATGCGCTTTTGTAATTCTCCACAGCCTGACAAACATCTCAAAAATGCtagacttaattttttccaaaaacgaAAGATTTGAAGACGTAGTGTCCACATGTCAAGACTCCTTTATAGCAgcagaaaattgccaaaaaaaaacaacaaataaataactaattgtTAAGCAATAATGTTTGCTCTAAGTTTACTGTTTTCTCaggtaattttttcattgaaaCAATTTCCATcactttgtaaatttttttgtatttagcaaaaaacttggccaaaaattattatttgaactTTTTTCATATAGTCATTGGACcaataattgttatttataatttttgtgcgGTAAGTACAATTTTACAGCGTGATtaagttttaataatgaaGCCCGAAACGAAGTTGAGTTAGCTGATTAGAATGTAGCCGgggaaaaacaacaaattttgcctgacgatttatttataactaaagtattatttattttgatttttcaaaatacccaaagaatatttttttgtttttgtagtgttttgtttttggtCTTGTAACTGGGGCTTAAACATGAATGAAACAACATAAAATCTAAAGTAATTtattctttgaaaaaagtaattaacttattacaaattttgcttaatcacTTCAAGTAGCCCGTTCTTCGGCCCACACAGGCCCAAGAAATCGTCCATATCGACCGTCCAAATCATAAGCCCTGCCATATTATGGTCCTTGGCAAACTGAAcctaaatcaaacaaaaccataacacaaaaaacacaataaaaacaacTAAACCTTCAAAGCCACCGACTCCTCATCGTCATACCCAATCCACTGGTCGTCCTTATACTTATATGGCACCTTCTGCTGGTCGTCAAACACCCGCGTCCAATCACCCGTAAATTCAcaaatctttaagaaaaaaattaaactagtttcaTTGAATTAATCATTTACCTCGTTGAAACCCATGACCCCGTAGCCCTTGGTGTAGGGCCCCGACATTCCCGCATCGATGACAGGCGCCCCCAGGTCGTGCTGGGCCGGATCAGCCAGCTGGAAAGTGTGCCCGTAGAAGGCCAACCCGATGGTAAGCTTCCCTGGGTCTGCCCCAGCATTGACCCAGTTGACCACCGTCGAGTTGACGTTTTCGTATTCTCTCTGCCATGGGGTGTCCGCACCACCCCAATAAAGGGGCGAGTTTTCGGCAGCGATGCCGCCCCCAGGTATATGGAAGTCGTAGGTCATGAGGTTGATGACGTCCACGTTCTCGGACATGCCGGGAATGTCGTAGGCGTCGTCGATGGGAATCGCCGACACGGCGATGGTCAGAAGGTGACCTTTGGGCTGGAACGCCTCCTTGATCTCTCGGAGGAGAGTTATGAAATTTTcctttaataaagaaataaaaataaaaaaaaaatgtttttttttatctcgTTCCTAACTTTGTCTTTGGCCTCCGGATATTCCCAGTCGATGTCCAGCCCGTTGAAGCCGTATTTCTCGAAGTACTCGAAAGAGCTGGCAATCAGGTTGGCTCTGAGTTCCGGTGAGGCGGCGATCGGCGCCAAAATGGCGTTTCCGGCGTTCCAGCCTCCTATGCTGATTATTGTTTTCAAGTTTGGATTGATTTCTTTCAAAGCTTCGACTTCGGCGAAATTTCCTTTTTCAATGTCGCCCCATTCGTCGATCATTTGGAGAGTACCATTGGGGTAAACGCCCAGGAAAGCATAGTTAATGTGGGTGCATATGTTCGGGTCGATGTTTTTTGGGTGGTACTCGCCCTTGTCAGGGCGGTAAATCGCCCAACTGGCAACGTAGCAAATTACTTTGtctagaaatttaattaagttgaaataaatttacttttttcttcagttatctaattaatttatgtataccataagttatttttttttataaataaatatatatataaatatatatataatatataaataaatgcaaattaaaaaaataagtatttaataatacGCTGATTTTTGTGTGACTATGAGTTTTTGGAATctagtaaaaaatacttttagtagaTCAACCCTGTATATTTACTATAGAAAGATAAACGAATGagaaacaaaaactttttagcTTTTAGTTAAACAATAGGAACTCggtgaattcaaaaattgtaaattagtagaggatttcagtttttgtgtaagcagagaattaatttaaattataaaatatagttttgtttgtaaaattttcatgaTGGCATTATATACTATGTTTTTTATATCTCcgttattaacaattttttactattagatctctatttattattttaaactaacACAAATTTATATTATTCTCAGCAAAATTTTTCGCTGGGTCGCGAATATTgagccaccctgtatacagaACGAATCAACAcgaacttgttttttttaatatgtgtGTCagtaaaaagtttcaaaaaaaataaactcttactattttttaaattttaaaattgtagataaGATAAAACCTAATTCAATAATAACTCGTActcaaaaatgaattaaagtttgcggtatttttaaattggtgtAACGCAAAACAGAGCAACACATTTTAGTGAAATCTTAAAATAATCATATCTTCCTTTTGTAAagataaacaattaaataatgtttttaacgatttttttaccaCTCGTtgcttgtaataaaaaataaaactgtattttttaaaataaagttcaCAGTTAGCAACGATGAAGGTAAGAAGTAGGTAATTAGacaaaagaatttatttatttaaaataataataaaataagtaatatttcacaaaaaaaactgatttttaaagtctttaaaaattaaaattttattaaattagggTAAATTACCTGTGGCACCATGGCTGTGCTGGACGTGGAGGCAAAAAAGAGCCAAAAAAACCCAAAACTTGGCAAACATCTTGGTGTTTGCTTTAACTAGGATCTTGACATTGTTTAAATTAACTGTTTGTTTTTATAGCACCTACAAATCGATAATTATCTCGGAGATAATTTGAagagttttgtatttttacgtTGGCACTATGAATAATTGAAGTGTTTATCGGCCTACTTAAGCACTAATTGAgataattgcaaaaactttCCCCAATCAATATTGAGAGCACCAACGAATTTTTTCCCCAAGCCTATTCGACAAATcagtagttttttaatttttgaaacctCGCTGAGATAAAATCGCTCCAGCTTTAAGTacctcaatttttatctcagtCGTGCCGCACTCAAAACCGGtcaaaatactcaaaaaatcccaaaataaaaccaatccTCACTCGAGTAAGTCCAATCAGAATGATGCGAAATTTGATAACAATCGCCCTGTGCGCGATTTGCTTCGGCCAGGCGTATGCAGCTACAGGTCAGTTGTTTCCACCCCAAACTTTCCCTAATTAACTTTCCAGACAAGATAATTTGTTACTACGCCAGTTGGGCTGTGACCCGTGAGGGCAATGGTAAATTCGTCCCAGAGGACATCGACCCAACCCTTTGCACCCACATCAACTATGCCTTCGCTGGGTTAAACTCGGACGGTACCATCAAAGTCGAAGACGAAGAAAACAACGTCAAGCAAGGGGGTTTTAAACGCGTcagcgatttgaaaaaaatcaacccGAATCTGAAAGTGTTGCTAAGTCTGGGAGGGGCAGCTGCTGGGACAGACGCCTTCATTTCGATCTCACAAGACGCCCAGAAGCAGCAAGCCATGGCGAAAAGCGCGATCGAGTTTTTCCAAACTTATAATTTTGATGGGTTGGACGTGGACTGGGAGTACCCATATGGTAAAGAAGCCTTCAATGCTCTTTTAACCGCTTTGAGCGAGGCTTTCAAACCTGGGGGCTACCTCCTGACGGCTGCGGTCAACTCAATCCCGTCAGAAGTTGGCGGTTATGACATACCAACAATGtccaagtattttttttcttgaacttgttccaaaaattaccaaaattttttgaagggtTTTGGACTTAATTAACATCATGACTTATGATTTCCACGCCATGTGGGTTGGCTACACTGCCGAAAACTCCCCGCTTTACGGCGGAGTGAACGAAAGCGATTGGATGCGTGAAAATCGCAACACCGACGGTGCCATCACCCAATGGGTCAATGGTGGTGCGGACCCACAGAAGGTCGTGCTAGGGATCGCCTTCTACGGGCACTCTTACATCCTAACAAACCCAGGAGACCATGGCTTGAATGCGCCATCAAGTGCGCCGGGAAATCCAGGACCGTACACCGATAATTTAGGGACTTTGGGCTATAACGAGATTTGTGAGTTTCACAAGAGTGGGACTGTGGAGTTTCTGGATGATATGAATGTGATGGTCCGGTGATGGGAAAGAGAAACTCCAGCACTTTACTTCTAACTActactataatttattaaaacttggaATTTGGAATTGACATTAGGTCGTACAGTAACAACTAACTTATTCTGACTGCCctataacataaaaatgatttcttaTATATAGAGGGATGAAAGGCGATAAGCGGAagaatgtacaaataaaagtgGACTCGAGATAGTAAAGTAATTAGGTACAAAGTTGAACATGCCGGATGTAGatgatacaaattaaatttaagacgtttgctaatgataatgaaagatgtttactaatgataatgataa is a genomic window containing:
- the LOC135265725 gene encoding acidic mammalian chitinase-like, which translates into the protein MMRNLITIALCAICFGQAYAATDKIICYYASWAVTREGNGKFVPEDIDPTLCTHINYAFAGLNSDGTIKVEDEENNVKQGGFKRVSDLKKINPNLKVLLSLGGAAAGTDAFISISQDAQKQQAMAKSAIEFFQTYNFDGLDVDWEYPYGKEAFNALLTALSEAFKPGGYLLTAAVNSIPSEVGGYDIPTMSKVLDLINIMTYDFHAMWVGYTAENSPLYGGVNESDWMRENRNTDGAITQWVNGGADPQKVVLGIAFYGHSYILTNPGDHGLNAPSSAPGNPGPYTDNLGTLGYNEICEFHKSGTVEFLDDMNVPYLYDGDFWIGYDNEESIKYKVQYAKEKNLAGVFVWSIETDDMHEFCGEKNGLLKAVNKEMK
- the Chi-2 gene encoding chitinase 2 precursor (The RefSeq protein has 1 substitution compared to this genomic sequence), producing MFAKFWVNLALFCLHVQHSHGATDKVICYVASWAIYRPDKGEYHPKNIDPNICTHINYAFLGVYPNGTLQMIDEWGDIEKGNFAEVEALKEINPNLKTIISIGGWNAGNAILAPIAASPELRANLIASSFEYFEKYGFNGLDIDWEYPEAKDKENFITLLREIKEAFQPKGHLLTIAVSAIPIDDAYDIPGMSENVDVINLMTYDFHIPGGGIAAENSPLYWGGADTPWQREYENVNSTVVNWVNAGADPGKLTIGLAFYGHTFQLADPAQHDLGAPVIDAGMSGPYTKGYGVMGFNEICEFTGDWTRVFDDQQKVPYKYKDDQWIGYDDEESVALKVQFAKDHNMAGLMIWTVDMDDFLGLCGPKNGLLEVIKQNL